From Ficedula albicollis isolate OC2 chromosome 20, FicAlb1.5, whole genome shotgun sequence, one genomic window encodes:
- the APCDD1L gene encoding protein APCDD1-like, translated as MLGCWWLAGLLLACAAAEPHCRQQLRHLQDSAGIAARLPPRLEGRWVSTGCEVRPGPEFLTRSYLFYTNRLFKALQFYYWDPSCRDPSYSLVIKGKLRLRQASWITRGATEADYHLHKVGIVFHSQRAMREVASRINQTSGQGCEGFLPPGRSWAPGALYEVLSARTERDCSAALGFAMHELSLLRVERHFQPLPQPQRSGSRLVEELYLGDIHTDWGERLRYRPTGYQRPMQSALHHVHPCPACGIISRADEHHPPVLPARAALPMQLGGSWVSTHCEVRPAVLFLTRFFTFHGNNHTWEGHYYHYSDPLCRQPTFTIYASGHYTQGIPSSKVRGGTELAFKVTQARVTPMDQVTVLMLNSSEPGSCGLAGSWSAGLEQDITPTNGCLALGIKLPHTEYELFKTEQDSQERSLLYIGERPTDGSSPDSPDKRPTSYQAPLIQCAAASEEFSNYISLKYVGRKDANGIEALKPLPVAFLLLIALLFLRWD; from the exons CCTGCGCGGCCGCGGAGCCGCACTGCCGCCAGCAGCTGCGCCACCTGCAGGACAGCGCCGGGATCGCCGCGCGGCTGCCGCCCCGCCTGGAGGGGCGCTGGGTGTCCACCGG GTGCGAGGTGCGGCCGGGACCCGAGTTCCTGACCCGCTCCTACCTCTTCTACACCAACCGGCTCTTCAAGGCTCTGCAGTTCTACTACTGGGACCCGTCCTGCCGCGACCCCTCCTACTCGCTGGTCATCAAGGGCAAGCTCCGGCTGCGCCAGGCCTCCTGGATCACCCGCGGGGCCACCGAGGCCGACTACCACCTGCACAAAGTGGGCATCGTGTTCCACAGCCAGAGGGCCATGCGGGAGGTGGCCTCCCGGATCAACCAGACCTCTGGCCAGGGCTGTGAGGGGTTCCTGCCCCCGGGGCGCTCCTGGGCGCCCGGAGCCCTGTACGAGGTGCTGAGCGCCAGGACGGAGCGCGACTGCAGCGCGGCGCTGGGCTTCGCCATGCACGAGCTGAGCCTGCTGCGGGTGGAGAGGCACTTCCAGCCCCTGCCGCAGCCGCAGCGCAGCGGGAGCCGCCTGGTGGAGGAGCTGTACCTGGGGGACATCCACACGGACTGGGGCGAGAGGCTGCGCTACCGCCCCACCGGCTACCAGCGCCCCATGCAGAGCGCCCTG caccacgTGCACCCTTGCCCGGCGTGCGGGATTATCTCCAGGGCCGACGAGCATCACCCGCCGGTGCTGCCCGCCCGGGCCGCGCTGCCCATGCAGCTCGGCGGCAGCTGGGTCAGCACCCACTGCGAGGTGCGCCCGGCCGTGCTCTTCCTCACCCGCTTCTTCACATTCCACGGCAACAACCACACCTGGGAAGGGCATTACTATCACTACTCCGACCCGCTCTGCAGGCAGCCCACGTTCACCATCTACGCCTCCGGGCACTACACGCAGGGCATCCCCTCCTCCAAGGTGCGGGGCGGCACCGAGCTGGCGTTCAAGGTCACCCAGGCTCGGGTGACGCCCATGGACCAGGTGACGGTGCTGATGCTCAACTCCTCGGAGCCGGGCAGCTGCGGGCTGGCGGGCTCCTGGAGCGCCGGGCTGGAGCAGGATATCACACCCACGAACGGATGTTTGGCTCTGGGCATCAAGCTGCCCCACACCGAGTACGAGCTGTTCAAAACGGAGCAGGACTCGCAGGAGCGCAGCCTCCTCTACATCGGGGAGCGACCCACGGACGGCTCCAGCCCCGACAGCCCCGACAAGAGACCCACCTCCTACCAGGCCCCTCTGATccagtgtgctgctgcctcGGAGGAGTTCTCCAACTACATTAGTCTGAAATACGTGGGAAGAAAGGATGCTAATGGGATTGAAGCACTAAAACCTTTGCCTGTGGCCTTTTTATTGTTAATAGCACTTCTGTTTTTAAGATGGGACTAG